CGATGTGCAGGCCAGCGCCGTGGCGGTCCGGCTGCCCCTTGGCTGCCACCGCATCGACGATCCCTCCGGTTTCGAGCCCCTGCTGGCCGCAGCACCCGCCGGCGCTGAGGCCCAGCCCTGGCCCGATCTGGCCACCGACGAGCCCTGCTTCCTCTTCTTCACCTCCGGCAGCACCGGCCGGCCCAAGGGCGTGACCCACAGCCGCGCCAGCTTCGCCGCGGTGCTCACCTCCTTCATCCAGGCCAGCGAACTCCAGGCCGGCGAGAAGGTGCTGGCCGGCAGCTCCCTGGCCCACATCGCCTCCTGCGCCCTCGTCCTGGCGGCCCTGGCCGCCGGCGCCTCCGCGGCGATCGCCAGCCGCATCGATGCGCCCACCGTGGAAACCCTGCTGCGGCGCCACCGGCCCTCGCTGCTGCTGATGCTGCCCGCCGCCCTGTTCGAGCTGCTGCGGGATGAGCGGCTCCAGCCGTCGGATCTGGGCTCGGTGCGCCTCTGCATCAGCGGCGGCGACAAGGTGCCCCACCAGCTGCAGGAGGAGTTCCGCCGGGCCGCCGGCTTCGGGATCGACGAATGCTTCGGCATGAGCGAGATCGGCTACGCCACCCTGGCGCCCCCGTCGGGCCCGAACCGGATCGGCTCCGTCGGCCGGCTCTGCCCCGGGTTCAGCGCCAGCCTGCGCGACGACGACGGCAACGAGGTGGCCCCGGGTGAGCAAGGGCGCCTCTGGATCCAGGCGCCCTCCCGGATGCTGGGCTACTGGGACAACCCCGAGGCCACCGCCGACACCATCCGCCAGGGCTGGCTGGACAGCGGCGATGAGATGCGCATCGACGCCGACGGCTACTTCTGGTTCTGCGGCCGCCGCAAGCAGATCATCGTCCACGACAGCTCCAACATCTGCCCCCAGGAGGTGGAGGAGGCGCTCTCGGAGCATCCGGCCGTGGATCTGGTGGGGGTGATCGGCATCCAGGACCCGGTGCATGGCGAGAACGTGCGGGCCTACCTGACCCTGCGCCCGGACCAGCCCGCCCCCAGCGAAGCCGAACTGATTGCCTTTGCCCGGGCCCGCGTCGGCTACAAGGCGCCGGAGGAGATCCGCGTGCTGCCTGAGCTGCCCCTCACCCCCGTGGGCAAGACCGACCGGCTGGCCCTGCGGCAGCTGGCGGCGGATGGGCTGCATGCCGGTTGAGGCCTCCCTGCTCGCCTGGATCGGCAACCGCGGGCGCCGCTGCAGCGTCGGCGAGGTGGCCGCCGGCACCGGCCTGTCCCTGCAGGAGGTGGAGCCGGGGCTGCTGGCCCTGGTGGCCGAGGTGTCCGGCCGCCTGCAGGTGGCCGAGGACGGCACCCTGTTGTTCGTCTTCCCTCCCGCGCTGCGGATGCGGCTGCTGGCCCTCAGCGGCCGCCGGCGGCTGCAGGCCCGGTTGCAGGCGGCCCTGCGCCTGGCCGCCCGGCTGATCCGGCTCAGCTTCGGCCTGGTGCTGCTGCTGGTCACCACCCTGGTGGTGCTGATCCTGTCGGTGCTGCTGATCGTGCGGCTGTTCACCAGCGACGATGGCGACGATGCCGGCCTGGCGCTGCTGCAGGGGCTGGCCCAGGTGCCCCTCTCCATCCTGGATCTGCTCGCCTCCGGCCTCCGGGCCCCGGCGCGCGCGGGCTCCGCCTCCGTCACGCCGCAGCAGCTGTGGAGCCTGCTCTGGGACCTGCCCGGTGAGGGCACCGATCCGGCCGCCCTGGGCTTCCTCAGCGCCGTGTTCTCGATCCTGTTCGGCGATGGCGATCCCAATGCCCGCTTCGAGCCGCAGCGCTGGCGCCGCATCGCTGCCTTTCTGCGCCAGCGCGGTGGCGTGGTGATCGCCGAGGACCTCGCCCCGCTGCTCGATCTGCCCGACTGCCCCTCCGATCCCGACCGCCGCCGTGACCTCGCCGATGCCGCCATGCTGCCGGTGCTGCTGCGCTTCGACGGCCGCCCCGAGGTGAGCGAGGACGGGGACCTGATCTATGGCTTTCCTTCCCTGCCCGCCCGCGCCGCCGGCATGGATGGGCCGGTGCCGCCCCTGCGCGAACGGGCCTTTCGCTTCAGCCGGGCCGGAGCCGGGCAACGGGTTGCCTACGGGCTCACCGTCGGGGCCCTGCTGCTGCTTGCGCCGTGGCTGCTGGCGATCACGCCCGCCTGGCTGCCCCCCGTGGCCTGGCTGGCGCGGTTCGCCATCGGCTACGCCCTGTTGCTGCTGCTCCTGCCCCTGGCCCGCCTGCCGCTGCAGCACTGGCGCAACCGTGCCATCGCCGCCCGCAATCGACGCCGCCAGGCCTGGGCCCAGGCGGCCCGCCACGCCGATCCCCTGCTGAAGCGGCGCCGTGCCGCCGCCCGCCGACGGGGCGCCACCGAGGCTGGCCGGCCGGCGCCGCGGGTCGTGTACGACAGCGGCCGTGATCTGCTGGAGCAGTCCATCGAAGGCCTGGCCGGTGGGACCCGGCCGACCGCCTGAGACAATCCAGCCTCGCCCGTGCCCAGCGAAACGTATGTCCGTTCTCGGCAGAGAGGCGATCCTGCAGGCGATCGAAGCGGGCATGATCGGGGTGACGCCCTTCGTTCCCGAGCGGCTGGGCCCCGCCTCTCTCGACCTCACCCTTGCCCCCACCTTTCGCGTCTTCCGCAAGGTGCACGAGGTGATCGAGGTGCGCGAGCACACCGACTACCGGACGCTCACCGAGAAGATTGTGGTGCCCCAGGGCCAGCACATCCTGATCATGCCGGGCGAGACGGTGCTCGGCATCACCCAGGAGCGGCTGCGTCTGGGCCCCGGGCTGTGCGGCTGGCTGGAGGGCCGCAGCCGTTTCGCGCGGCTGGGCCTGATGGTGCACATCAGCGCCCCCTTCATGGGGCCGGGGATCGACAGCCAGCAGGTGCTGGAGATGAGCAACTTCGGTCCCGCTCCGCTCGCCGTGCATCCCGGCACCGCGATCTGCCAGTTCGTGTTTCAGAAGCTGCAGGGTATCGAGAGTTACGCCGGCCGCTTCGCCGGCCAGACGGAGGATTCCTTCTGAGCGACACGGCACGGATGACCCGTTATCTCCCCACCCAGGAACAGCAGTGGCACCCGATCGATGTGCGGGGGGTCACGATGCAGGCCTGCCGCAGGGCCTGACGGTTCCCCGCCATCACCATGCCGGCTGGTGCCAGGTGTTCGTGGTGAGTGGCGCGATGCAGGTGCAGGCCGTTCGAGCCGGGCGACACCCACACCGAAACCGCGCTCGACGACACCCTGCTGCTGGTGATCTGTGAGGAGGACCGGCCGGAGTTCCGCCGTTAGCCAGCCTGCATCACGGCCGGGCGAAGCGCCTGCGAGCTGCCAGCTTGGTCCCGTGACAGTGGGTGACGTTCCGGTGGCCGGATGGGCATGGTCCATAGGCTGATCCTGAAAGCACTGAATGAGTGGTTGCCAGGCCCACCTCAAGACTGATGGGCCCTGTCAGGGAGCAAGCAACCACGCAAGAAAGGCAGGCTTTACATGTCTCCATCGATCCCGGTCTTTGATCCGGTCAAGTACAAGAACACAACGCGGGATCAGTGGCAGGCCGCCGCTGCGGCATGGGATCGTTGGGGGCCGACGTTGCACGCCTGGTTGGGCGAGGCAACGGAACTCATGCTGGACATGGCGCGCGTTGGTCCAGGGCAGCATGTTCTGGATGTGGCCGCCGGCGCCGGCGAGCAGACCACGGGGATGGCGCGACGGGTCGGCCCATCCGGTTCGGTCCTGGCCACCGATCTTTCGCCAGCCATTCTGGACTTTGCCCGCCAGGCCGCCCTTGAGGCTGGCCTGAAGAATGTGCAGACGCAGGTGATGGATGGCGAGAACCTGGAGTTGCCCGACGAGGCGATGGACGTGGTGGTCTCTCGCGTCGGTCTGATCTATTTCCCCGACCAGCACAGGGCGCTCACGGAGATGAAGCGTGTGCTCAAGCCGGGTGGTCGGGTGGGAGCCATCACCTACTCCTCACCGGAGAACAATGCGTTCTTCTCTGTGCCCGTGGCGATCATCCGTCGGCGTGCCGGGTTGCCACCCCCGCTCCCGGGCCAGCCCGGCCCCTTCAGCCTCGGTGCTCCAGGAGTTCTGGAGGCTGCCTATCGCCAGGCGGGGTTTCGTGACATTGAGGTTCGTGTGGTGCCTTCGCCGCTGCGGCTGCCATCCGCGGCGGAGTGTGTGCGATTCGAGCGGGAGTCGTTTGGTGCCCTGCACCAGATGCTGGCCGGTGTGCCCGAGGAGGAGCGGCCGTCGGTGTGGGAGGAGATCGAGCAGGAACTCAGGACATTCGAGGCTGCCGATGGATTCATCGGACCCTGCGAGATGGTGGTGGGGGTCGGCGTGAACTGACAACCGTTGGGGCTCGGCCCTCAGAAAATCCCCAGCGTCTTCTTCTTGCAGTAGCCCGCCCCGATGTTCATCCAGCCCGAGAGGCAGGGCTTGCCGTTGGTGGGCCGCACCTCGTAGTAGATCGGCGAATTGCAGTGCTGCTTGAGGTCATTCACATACCCCAGCGGACATTCGTTGTACCCCGGCAGCTTGGGGATCCGCTTCTGGGCCAGTGCCGGGTCTGCGCTCAACAGCGGCAGGGCCAGCAGACCGGCGGCCAGGGCGAGGGGTGGTTTCGGCATCTTTCGGCTCCTCACATCCTCCGACCCTAGGGGCCGCTGGCCGGCGGCGCCTTCGAAACGACGGGCTCGTAGCCGCGGGGCAGCAGGTTCCAATCGGCGTTGTAGACGTGCACCCGGCGGGTGGCCTTGCCACTGGCTTCGAACGGCAGGCCGGTATGGGCCCAGGCCAGCGCACTGCCCGCCAGGTTGCGCACCTCAAACCCCCGGCCCCTGAGTTCCCTGGTGTAAATCCCGCTGCGCAGGCCGATGGTGCAGTACGGAACCACGACCCAGGAGCTGTAGCGGGCGCTGTTGCGCTCGAAGTCCTCCTTCGTGATCGCCCCCGGCAGCATCGAGACGCGCCGTTCGTGCGGTTCGCGCACATCGACCAGCACCGCCGGCCGGTCCTTGGGCCGTGCCAGCCACTCGGCCACGGTCATCTCCGGCTGGCCGGGAAACAGCAGACGCTTCATGCCCCCGTAGCGGCGCCCCACCTCCGCCGCCAGTTCGCTGTCGGTGGCGCCCGCTGCCGGCCCCCCGCGGCCCACGCCGATCCCGTGAACGGCGGCGGCGAGAGCGGCCAGGGCGGCGACGGCCAGCCGCCATCGCCGGCGCAGGCAAGGGGATGTCATGGCCTGGGTTCTCCCTGCACCGGCAACGTCATGGACCCAGCCTGGCGCAGGGATGGCGACAGCAGTGGTCCCCCCTGGCCCGCAGACTGATCCCGCACGACCTGCCCAGCGCGCGGGCACCCCCAACCCCAGCCATGACCGACCCAGCCCTGCCGCCGATCGCTGGTTCAGAAGCGGAGATCCTTGCCCTGGTGCAGCAGCCCGGCCCCGTGTTTCTGCCCCGCACCAACCTCAGGCTGGAGGAGATCCGTTCCGGGTTTGCCTGCGCGCTCCACATGCACCAGCCCACGATTCCAGCCGGGGCGCATGGCGAGCTGATCTCCCATCTGCAGTACATGTTCGATCACCAGGGTGAAGGAGATAACCACAACGCCGAACCCTTTGCCCAGTGCTACCGGCGCCTGGTCGACCTCCTTCCCCAGCTGATCGGGGAGGGCTGCAATCCCCGGATCATGCTGGATTATTCGGGCAATCTGCTCTGGGGCCTGGAGCAGATGGGCCGGCGCGATGTGCTTGATGCCCTCAAGCAACTCGCCTGCGATCCCGCGCTTCAGCCCCATGTGGAGTGGCTCGGCACCTTCTGGAGCCACGCCGTGGCCCCCTCCACCCCCATCCCCGATCTGAAGCTGCAGATCCTGGCCTGGCAGCACCAGTTTGCCGCCCTGTTCGGGCGGGACGCCCTGGAGCGGGTGAAAGGCTTTTCGCCCCCGGAGATGCACCTGCCCAACCATCCCGACACGCTGTTTGAGTTCGTCAAGGCCCTCAAGGAATGTGGTTATCGCTGGCTGCTGGTGCAGGAGCACAGCGTTGAAAACCTCGATGGCACCAGCCTGTCTCAGCAGCAGAAATACCTTCCCAATCAGCTGGTGGCGCGCAACTCCAGTGGCGAGGAGATGTCGATCACGGTGTTGGTCAAGACCCAGGGCTCCGACACCAAGCTGGTGGGCCAGATGCAGCCCTGCTACGAGGCCCTGGGGCTTGGCCGGCAGCCGCTGGGGGCCACCACGGTGCCATCGCTGGTGTCGCAGATTGCCGATGGTGAGAACGGCGGCGTGATGATGAATGAGTTCCCGTCCGCCTTCCTCCAGGCCCATCACGCCATCGCCGCCAAGGGGAGTGATCAGGCCACGGTGGCGATCAACGGCACGGAGTATCTCGAGCTGCTTGAGGCTGCCGGTGTGGCCGCCAGTGAATTCCCGACGATTCAGGCGGTGCAACAGCACAAGCTCTGGCAGCAGCTGGACGGCTCACCCACCCCCTCGGCCACCACAGCGGCCATCGCCCAGCTCCAGGCCAGCGACCCGGCCTTCTCGATGGCCGGCGCCTCCTGGACCAACGACCTCAGCTGGGTGGAGGGCTACGCCAACGTGCTGGAGCCGATGAACCAGCTCAGCGCCCGCTTCCACCAGCTGTTCGACCCCCTGGTGGCCCAGGATCCTGGCGTGACCCGGACCCCCCGCTATCAACGGGCCTTGCTGCACCTGCTGCTGCTGGAAACCAGCTGCTTCCGCTACTGGGGCCAGGGCACCTGGACCGATTACGCCAGCGAGATCCACCGGCGTGGCGAAGCGGCGATCGGCCACACCTAGCCGGTGCGATCAGAGCGGATCGTCCTGCCCTGACGTTTCCCTGCCGAGCGCAGCCACCTCCGGGAAGTATTTCGCCATGCAGGCATCGCAGACGCCGTGGGAGAACTCCACGTTGTCGTGGCTCTTGATGAACGCCTCCACCGTCCCCCAGTAGCCCTGGTCGTTGCGGATGCCCTTGCAGTAGGAGCAGATCGGGATCAGCTGCTCCATCACATCGATGCGCTGCAGGGCAGCGGCGAGTTGATCGGAGACCCGCTTCAGCTCCAGCTGCAGCACCACCTGATGGGCCAGGGTCTCCAGCGATCGGATCTGCAGGTCGCTGAGGTCGCGGGGGCGGCGATCGATGACGCAGAGCGAGCCGATCCTGGCGCCGGAGGGTGTGCAGAGCGGCACTCCGGCGTAGAAGACGATGTTGGGTTCGCTGCAGACCAGGGCGTTGTCGCTGAAGCGTTCGTCCTCCCGGGCATCCTTCACCACCAGGGTGCGGTCGCCGAGGATGGCGTGGGCACAGAAGGACACATCGCGGCTCGTTTCGCTGACATCCAGCCCCACCTTGGATTTGAACCACTGCCGATCAGCGTCCACCAGGCTGATCAGGGCGATGGGCACATCGCACAGCTGGGCGGCCAGAAAGGTGATCTCGTCGTACGACTGCTCGGCGTCCGTATCAAGGATGCGGTAGTCCTTCAGGGCCTCCAGCCGTGCCGCCTCGCGGGGAGCCACTTTCGCGGGCATGGGCAGCCTGATCACCTGATCAAACGTTCGCAGGCTGCCGCGACGCACTTGAAGGCGGTTCACATCTCCTCATCCCCCCGGCGGCTGGTGCCCGGTCCGAGGCGATCGGGTGGCCGCCGCTGTAGACAAGAGACAGGGCGCGCAACGAGGTTTTCTGGCTGACTGGAGCCGCCAGCGCATTCGCCGCGAGAGCGTTGTGCTGGCCGCGACGATCTTCGCCGTGGCGGCGGTGGCGCTCAGCTTCAACTACTGGAGCGCCACCCGATTGCTGCGCAACCAGGTGCGGGAAAATCTGCGCCAGCTGGTGACCATCGCCGCCAGCGGGATGGATCCCGCCCTCGTCGCCGCCATCAACAAGCCCGAGCAGACAGGCACTCCGGACTATCGCCGCGCCAGCGCTCCCTTGCTGAAGCTGCGCCGGCTCGTGCCTGAGATCTATTACGCCTACGTGTTCATCCTTTCGCCGGAAGGGCTTCGCTACACGATCGACAGCACCTATTACATCCAGAACCCGAGTGCCTCCGCCAGCGCCGTCAGTGTTGGCGACCTCTATGTCGATCCGTCCGACGATGCGCTGCGTGCCGCCCGCAGCGGTGTGATCACCGTCAGCACCAGGCCCTACACGGACGACTTCGGATCCTTCATGAGCGGTTTTGCCCCGATTCGCGATGCGAAGGG
This portion of the Cyanobium sp. AMD-g genome encodes:
- a CDS encoding class I adenylate-forming enzyme family protein; translation: MPHHGPPLAPPADLTRLLEAGLGRDPAAAALQDLVHSIGWAELDRQVEQLARAYQRLGLRRGDRIASLIPNRVELVVHYLAGLRSGLVLTPLNYRYVPPEIDHALTVSGAAALVFHGERLADVQASAVAVRLPLGCHRIDDPSGFEPLLAAAPAGAEAQPWPDLATDEPCFLFFTSGSTGRPKGVTHSRASFAAVLTSFIQASELQAGEKVLAGSSLAHIASCALVLAALAAGASAAIASRIDAPTVETLLRRHRPSLLLMLPAALFELLRDERLQPSDLGSVRLCISGGDKVPHQLQEEFRRAAGFGIDECFGMSEIGYATLAPPSGPNRIGSVGRLCPGFSASLRDDDGNEVAPGEQGRLWIQAPSRMLGYWDNPEATADTIRQGWLDSGDEMRIDADGYFWFCGRRKQIIVHDSSNICPQEVEEALSEHPAVDLVGVIGIQDPVHGENVRAYLTLRPDQPAPSEAELIAFARARVGYKAPEEIRVLPELPLTPVGKTDRLALRQLAADGLHAG
- the dcd gene encoding dCTP deaminase, which codes for MSVLGREAILQAIEAGMIGVTPFVPERLGPASLDLTLAPTFRVFRKVHEVIEVREHTDYRTLTEKIVVPQGQHILIMPGETVLGITQERLRLGPGLCGWLEGRSRFARLGLMVHISAPFMGPGIDSQQVLEMSNFGPAPLAVHPGTAICQFVFQKLQGIESYAGRFAGQTEDSF
- a CDS encoding class I SAM-dependent methyltransferase — translated: MARVGPGQHVLDVAAGAGEQTTGMARRVGPSGSVLATDLSPAILDFARQAALEAGLKNVQTQVMDGENLELPDEAMDVVVSRVGLIYFPDQHRALTEMKRVLKPGGRVGAITYSSPENNAFFSVPVAIIRRRAGLPPPLPGQPGPFSLGAPGVLEAAYRQAGFRDIEVRVVPSPLRLPSAAECVRFERESFGALHQMLAGVPEEERPSVWEEIEQELRTFEAADGFIGPCEMVVGVGVN
- a CDS encoding rhodanese-like domain-containing protein → MTSPCLRRRWRLAVAALAALAAAVHGIGVGRGGPAAGATDSELAAEVGRRYGGMKRLLFPGQPEMTVAEWLARPKDRPAVLVDVREPHERRVSMLPGAITKEDFERNSARYSSWVVVPYCTIGLRSGIYTRELRGRGFEVRNLAGSALAWAHTGLPFEASGKATRRVHVYNADWNLLPRGYEPVVSKAPPASGP
- a CDS encoding glycosyl hydrolase family 57 translates to MTDPALPPIAGSEAEILALVQQPGPVFLPRTNLRLEEIRSGFACALHMHQPTIPAGAHGELISHLQYMFDHQGEGDNHNAEPFAQCYRRLVDLLPQLIGEGCNPRIMLDYSGNLLWGLEQMGRRDVLDALKQLACDPALQPHVEWLGTFWSHAVAPSTPIPDLKLQILAWQHQFAALFGRDALERVKGFSPPEMHLPNHPDTLFEFVKALKECGYRWLLVQEHSVENLDGTSLSQQQKYLPNQLVARNSSGEEMSITVLVKTQGSDTKLVGQMQPCYEALGLGRQPLGATTVPSLVSQIADGENGGVMMNEFPSAFLQAHHAIAAKGSDQATVAINGTEYLELLEAAGVAASEFPTIQAVQQHKLWQQLDGSPTPSATTAAIAQLQASDPAFSMAGASWTNDLSWVEGYANVLEPMNQLSARFHQLFDPLVAQDPGVTRTPRYQRALLHLLLLETSCFRYWGQGTWTDYASEIHRRGEAAIGHT
- a CDS encoding GAF domain-containing protein, which produces MPAKVAPREAARLEALKDYRILDTDAEQSYDEITFLAAQLCDVPIALISLVDADRQWFKSKVGLDVSETSRDVSFCAHAILGDRTLVVKDAREDERFSDNALVCSEPNIVFYAGVPLCTPSGARIGSLCVIDRRPRDLSDLQIRSLETLAHQVVLQLELKRVSDQLAAALQRIDVMEQLIPICSYCKGIRNDQGYWGTVEAFIKSHDNVEFSHGVCDACMAKYFPEVAALGRETSGQDDPL